A genomic region of Candidatus Zymogenus saltonus contains the following coding sequences:
- a CDS encoding nitroreductase family protein, translated as MDVIDAILKRRTIRRFTRDRVDREILIEFVDYARLAPSTLNYQALEFIVVDEVKTVDEMFNNVKLALFLPEDQRPTFDERPAAYIVILANTDVMKKNFERDVGAAAENILLGALARGLGGVLMWSVDRDAVRRLLNVPDKYVIDSAIALGRPAEEAKIVEPVDGSLRYYRDDKGVHNVPKRPLKTILHLNGF; from the coding sequence TCAGGAGGTTTACGCGGGATAGGGTCGACCGGGAGATCCTGATTGAGTTTGTCGACTACGCCCGGCTTGCGCCCTCGACGCTCAACTACCAGGCGCTGGAGTTCATCGTGGTCGACGAGGTCAAGACGGTCGACGAGATGTTTAATAACGTCAAGCTCGCCCTCTTTTTACCCGAGGATCAGAGGCCGACTTTCGACGAGCGCCCGGCCGCCTACATCGTGATCCTCGCCAATACCGACGTGATGAAAAAGAACTTCGAGCGGGACGTGGGGGCGGCGGCCGAGAACATCCTCCTGGGGGCTTTAGCCCGGGGCCTGGGCGGCGTCCTTATGTGGAGCGTGGACCGGGATGCGGTGAGACGCCTCCTCAACGTCCCCGACAAATACGTGATCGACTCAGCCATTGCGCTGGGGCGCCCGGCCGAGGAGGCGAAGATAGTCGAGCCCGTGGACGGTAGCCTTCGCTATTACAGGGACGACAAGGGCGTCCACAACGTCCCGAAGCGGCCGCTGAAAACAATATTGCACTTGAACGGATTTTGA
- a CDS encoding beta-fructosidase, which produces MADKESISHAVHPGRFTWDFWYHYDAGKRIFHVLYLNAERELAKTDQHHFHSVVGYAKTADFEKFDWVNDDVFTADSGSWDNTSIWTGDVVRVKNGYLMFYTSRDAREESEGDFLTQNVGAALSADFISWERIPDFRIAPDARYYETAHVDGDTTIQAWRDPFVFRHGGETWMIIAAKAKALEVGRKGAVGLLKAKRGSLTQWEAMPPIYPTSAPGIYDELEVPQAYIDKDGKLTLVYSMKDVYDHAPGTGGKGGLHAVSVGDPAEAVEEQQPEVVLGYSSGVYAARVIPELGGVVVGFDLKDGGFVKSGVTTGLRSTDRDFSGIGV; this is translated from the coding sequence ATGGCGGATAAAGAGAGTATATCCCACGCGGTTCACCCAGGCCGCTTCACCTGGGACTTCTGGTACCACTACGACGCAGGGAAAAGGATCTTCCACGTCCTATACCTCAACGCCGAGAGGGAGCTGGCGAAAACCGACCAGCACCACTTCCACTCCGTGGTCGGCTACGCAAAAACGGCGGACTTCGAGAAGTTCGACTGGGTGAATGACGATGTCTTCACGGCCGATAGCGGCTCGTGGGACAACACGTCGATCTGGACGGGGGACGTGGTCAGGGTAAAAAACGGCTATCTCATGTTCTACACGTCGAGGGACGCGAGGGAGGAGAGCGAGGGGGACTTCCTGACGCAGAACGTGGGCGCGGCGCTATCGGCCGATTTCATAAGCTGGGAGCGGATACCCGATTTCAGGATAGCCCCCGACGCGAGATACTACGAGACGGCGCATGTTGACGGCGACACCACGATACAGGCGTGGCGCGACCCGTTCGTCTTCAGGCACGGGGGCGAGACATGGATGATAATCGCGGCGAAGGCGAAGGCGCTGGAGGTTGGGAGGAAGGGAGCCGTGGGGCTGCTCAAGGCGAAGCGTGGTTCCTTGACCCAATGGGAGGCGATGCCGCCCATATACCCGACATCAGCTCCCGGTATCTATGACGAACTGGAGGTCCCCCAGGCCTACATTGATAAGGATGGGAAGCTGACGCTCGTCTACTCGATGAAGGACGTATACGACCACGCGCCGGGGACGGGGGGCAAAGGCGGCCTCCACGCGGTGAGCGTGGGAGACCCGGCGGAAGCGGTCGAGGAACAACAACCGGAGGTCGTCCTCGGCTACTCCTCCGGCGTATACGCCGCAAGGGTGATCCCGGAGCTCGGGGGGGTCGTCGTCGGCTTTGACCTGAAGGATGGGGGGTTCGTGAAGAGCGGCGTCACGACCGGCCTTAGGAGCACCGACCGCGATTTTTCGGGGATTGGGGTGTAG